The window GCAGCTACTCTCACTTTCATTTAGGGTCAATTGttgtattaaaattaaattatgatAATTCTGTGAAATATATGACTTATAAGGAGATTAGGAATTGCCTGTTCTTAGTTGCAcaattatgttatatattgtTGCTTCAAGTTCTCAACACCAGAGATCTCGTACTGATGGAATTATTAGTTTTCTTCCATATGAAATGGATACTAAGACTAGAGATGATTCCCTCTGTTTTCTCAAGAATCCTTTGTTAATATTCCAGATAAGGTTATCCCAGAAGCATTACAAGTACTTCTAAGTAACATCTTTTTGTCTCTCTAGAACATCATGTCATTGAGCCTTATGCGGCTTCGAAATCCTAGAGTCTCAGACCAAAGATTCATGGAGATCTTTGACATctacagttttttttataatatacagTATGTATTTTGagaaactaataaataaatgtaatatttttttgaacataATGAAtataggctccgaatggtaactgcggtttAAGCGGTGACCgacaagcggtttaactgcgATGCAGTTATAACAgctataaaaacgtatagatatatgatatacgtagagatttttgttactgttaactgcagTACGGGAGGGAGCGTTCGTAACATTCAAACCatagtactccctccgtttcaaaataaatgatgttttagagagtttttgatgtttcaaaatagatgatgttttcatatttcaatgtagtttttaattttatcaaaaactgtgtaaccaatcatatttgatgatattttttagACAAAAAACAAGTTTCTTAATAGTTGTGTCCCAACCTAAAACTTcaagtattttgaaacagagggagtattatttTCTTAGtgtaagataaataaatataatattatccAATCGTAATACGGAAGAAACTGAATAGCCTTTTAAACCTGCGATACACCAATTCCAAACACAGTCTCTATctccctctctttctctctcgctACTGGATCTTTCATTCAAGTGAGTAGACTAACTGGCTCAAAATGAGTGAACTCGGTCTTGGAACCCATCATGCCACGCCTGCATCACCAGAGACGACGACATTTCTCGATTTGCTCCGACAGATAGACGTCCACGATCACACCAGGAGAAAGAAACGGACTCTTAAGGAACGGCTAGGATTTAAAAGAATCGGCTGCTGTGGGCCCGCTTGGGGACTCCGGTTAACTAATAACACTCGCGCTAGAGAAAGAGACGAACCGTTCGGAACCGGACTCGTTTCCGAGTTGGATCATGTAACGGGTCGAATGAATCTTGCAACTGCGTTAGCTGCGGAAAGGCATTACCAAAGAGAACCAACGGCAGCATCATCTGGGAGTTCGACGCCGTTACCAGTGTCGTTAATGAGATTGCTCGAGGAAACGGCGGAGAGAGTTGTCGTCGAAGGGACGGAAACGGAGAGAGTAACGGCGTCGTCGACGGTTAAAGGTAGTGATTCAGTGTGCCGCGTGTGCATGGGAAGGAAGAAAGGCGCGGCGTTTATCCCATGTGGACACACTTTTTGCAGAGTGTGCTCTCGAGAGGTGTGGCTGAATCGAGGATCGTGTCCCCTCTGCAACCGTCCGATCATCGAGATCCTCGACATTTATTGACGATTTAATCGTGCACGTGACTTCGGTGATGGTGGTGCGTCTAGAGATTCACGAGAGTGTTAATTACGTTTTCTATGTTTCCGTTATTGGAAATTGGAATAAATATTATTGAAGTTCAAAAGTAAAACTATACTCCAGCATGTCAATGTCGTAATGTTTGGTTCGAACATAAGTTGCAGCCATGTCATGATCCTCTTGAAGTTCTTttcttttggtaaaatgttGAGAACCTTTacgaaaatatatatcaaaacattAGATGTTGTTTTAGGCTCAAAGCAAGCATCTTTTTCTATCGATCGAATAAAAGGAACCAAGTGCATCTTACAAGAAGTGTGAGGTAACAACACCAACTCAGTCATGTGAGGAAATTAATTGAATAAAAAACTGAATGTTGTTACCTCATCAAATAAGTAGGGAAGCATCTTACGAGAAGTGGATTTCTTAGAATGGAATTGCTTAATTATATTCCCTTTTGTGTTGCTCATTTTCTTTTGAGCTGATTAAACTCATCAGTAACCTGTAGATCAATCAAGTTGGCCTCGCACTCGAGGAAACGTATACATTTGCTCATCATTTTATACTGAGTTATTATTTGTCCATTTACAACTTTCTCTCGATTTACGGTTTTCCGCGAACCCAAAGCTGGGATGTGACACGGAAAATAACACTATACTGAATATGTAAAAGTGATTATCGGTGTTAAATGTATGTAAAGAAAACTATTActatgaaaacattttttttttacaaaatgattTGTGTGTGTAGTGACTTTCATAGTGAGGCATGTTTTCTGAAACTGAATGTAgatatattatgaaatttacAAGAATTTAGGATACTAACACATCTAGATCTATCTGAGTTGTAAGGAATTATTTATCGATTAGTTTCTTAATTTCTGATACAAAGAATTTAATCACAAAATTTCAGGCTTGTAATCGGTGTATTTTGAATGGAAAACGTATTCCATAATTTCCATTATCAATCAAAGAGGCTAACAATGTTGTAAGATATTTCTATGTACCGAATGTCTCATATTCCCTAGATTTCTTATACTCCAATCTCTCTCTAGCAATTTTCGCTTTTTGTTTTAGGGTTAAGGTTCTTGTGCTTTGTACTTCTTCCATTTTGTATATATCCAGCCAagattctttgtttctttttgttgtaagagcatcttcaactcttcttcatttttcactttaaaataaaGTCTAGAGTAAAAAGAATTTCAATccagttttatttttcattttataatagaGCATGAAATaggtttattttataaatggaaTAACTCATTTTTGTgttcattattttaattttcactttaAATAGAGTAATATTGGAGTTGAACCaactctattataaaaaaaatcattggagATGATCTAGTACAAGCTGACATAGGGAACATGATTACCATGCTCTGTTATCCTTTATTGGGCTTGATATAAAGCTTATGGCCAATCTGTTACTTAATAATGTTAAGTTCAAAAATGAAGTAAAACTGATCCCACACATAAGTAGAAAGAATTTAGAGCGAATT of the Brassica rapa cultivar Chiifu-401-42 chromosome A03, CAAS_Brap_v3.01, whole genome shotgun sequence genome contains:
- the LOC103858646 gene encoding death-associated inhibitor of apoptosis 1; the protein is MSELGLGTHHATPASPETTTFLDLLRQIDVHDHTRRKKRTLKERLGFKRIGCCGPAWGLRLTNNTRARERDEPFGTGLVSELDHVTGRMNLATALAAERHYQREPTAASSGSSTPLPVSLMRLLEETAERVVVEGTETERVTASSTVKGSDSVCRVCMGRKKGAAFIPCGHTFCRVCSREVWLNRGSCPLCNRPIIEILDIY